One Glycine max cultivar Williams 82 chromosome 8, Glycine_max_v4.0, whole genome shotgun sequence genomic window, AGGTAGTACAAGCTACTTCAAATGGAAGAAGGAGAGCGGGTAGCATATTATTTCAGCAAGTTGTTGAATCTTGTCAATCAGATGAGAAGATGCAGTGAAAAAATCACAGACGTGATAATCATGGAAAAAGTCATGCACGCGGTGACTCAAAGCTTTGATCACATTGTTGTAGCCATTGAAGAATACATAGAAGTAGAAAATATGAAGTTTGAGGAGCTTCAAGGTTCTTTGGAGGCACAagaattaaaattgattcaaagaaatcaagaaaaaatgGCTGATCAAGCTTTGCAAGCCTAAGAGAAAGGAGAATCAGAAAGgtggaaaggaaagaaagacaAAGGGAAGTTTGTCAAAAGGGACTAAAATTATAACCAAGGTAAGCCAAAGGCTGAAGACAAACTAGAATCCTCTCATAGGGGAGAAGCTGGTCCCTCAAATCAAGGatacaaaaagaagaaagatagaAGGAAGATACAATGCTTCAACTGTGAAAAGCGGGGCCACTATGAAGCTGAATGTTGGCATGGTAAAGGAAAAAgtaaaggaaaatagaaaagtgACAATCAAGAGGCACCTGTGGCACAAGATGGTGATTCAGTTCCAAGTCAAAGGTTGGAAAGGGTTTCTCAGTGGTCATGAAGAATGACAAATTGGAGCTATTTGATCCAAGTCAAAGGTTGTTGCTAAGATCACCTATTTCAAAGAATAGGATCCTTCAAGCCAACATCAGAACCACTAAAGTGCAGTGCCTCTCAACCACAGTAACTGATCAAGAGAACTGGCTATGGCATTTTAGGTTTGGACATTTAAACTTTAGGAAGCTTAAGTCAATTACATTCTAATGAGATGGTGATAGGATAACCAAAAGTATGTGTGCCTGAGAAAATTTGTGAAGTATGCTTTGCTGGTAAACAACCTAGGCATAGTTTTAATGCACATTTGCCAAGAAGGGCATTAGGATTACTTCATGTATTGTATTCTGATGTGTGTGAGCCTTTTCAAATACCTTCACTAGGAGGAAATCGATATTTCACATCATTTGTTgatgaatataatataatgatgTGGTTGTATCTTATTAAGGCTAAAAATGAAGTGTTTAATATCTTTCAAAGATTTAAGGCTATGGCTGAAAGGCAAAGTGGAAGGATCATTAAAATTCTAAGAACTGATGGTGATGGAGAGTATATACATCAAGTGAATTTAAGTCATTTTGTGAGAAGTTTGGTATCTTACTTGAAGTTACAACCCCATATACTCCTTAACATTATGGTTTGGTTGAGAGAAGAAATATGATTGTGTTGAATATGGCTAAGAGCAcaataaaacagaaaaatctGCCGCACAATTTCTGGGGTGAGGCAGTAATTACAACCACCTATCTGTGGAACAGATGCTCTACAAAGAGACTTAAAGAGAAGGTACTAGAAGAATCCTGGTCTAGCAGGAAACCAACTGTAGGTAATTTGAGAGTGTTTGGCTCACTATGCTTCAAGCATGTACCTGatgagagaagaaagaaattaCAAGATAAAAGTGAAGCCATGATCTTGGTTGGATACCATATCAATGGTGCCTACAAACTATATAATCCAGCCAAacagaaaaattgaaattagcaAGGATGTAGTGGTGTGTGAAAATGAGTCATGGGACAAGAAAAATCAGAGAAATGGGCATGACTCAACCATTCCTATACAACTTGATGAAGTGCATATTGATGATGAAGGAAATACAGAGGAACTGAATGAGACTAAAAAGGACACCATTCCTCAAGGTGTTCAGATTCAGAGACCAGTTAGAGAAAGGCAACCCCCATCAAGGTATGCAGACTTTGAGATGTTGCATGATAATGAAGTAATTACTGAAGGGGACATGGCACATTTTGCTTTGCCGACAGATGTAGAACCTATCAATCATGAAGATGCTTTGAAGGAAGATGCATAGAAGCAAGTCATGATAGAAGAATTAAAAGATATTGAGAGGAACAATACTTGGTAGTTGGTTGAACTACCACAAAACAAGAAGGCAATTGATGttaaataggttttttttagCTCAAATTGAATCTTGATGGATCTATAGCAAGACAAAAGGCCAGACTAGTGGTAAAAGGCTTCAAACAAAAGCCCGGTGTGCATTATACTGAGGTGTTTGCACTGATTACTAGGCTTGAGAGAGTAAGCTTAGTAGTTATTTTGGCCCGTAGCAATGGTTGGTCCCTATCTCATATGAATGCTAAATCTGCATTCTTAAATGGTACCTTGGATGAACTGGTTTATGTTACACAAACACCAGGTTTTGAAATTAAAGGCAAGGAATCAATGGTGTACAAGTTGAATAAAGCTCTATATGGCCTTAAGCAAGCTCCTAGAGCTTGCAAAAGGAGAAtagacttattttttttttatccaaaatgagTTCTCTAAGTGTTCAGTTGAGTATTGCATGTATGTGAGAAGCAAAGCAGGAACTGTTTTACTAATTTGATTGTATGTAGATGATTTGCTAGTAACATGTagtgaatttgaagaaattgaaTAATTCGACATTGATGAAGATTAAATTTGAAATGACAGATACAGGCAAATTGGCTTAGTTTGGGAATCGAGTTTGTGACAATCCAAGTAGGATATACAATGGATGTCCTGAAGAGGTTCAATATGACTGACTGTAATCCTTCAATTACTCCACTTGAAGTGGTACTGAAATTGGATAATACAAGTAATGATGATGAGCCTGTTGATCCAACTTTGTTCAAGCAGTTGATAGGATCATTGAGATATCTGTGCAACGATAGGCTAGATATCAATTTTGCAGTTGGCTTGGTGAGTAAGTTTGTTGTTGAACGAAGGAAATCAAATTTCATGGCTGCCAAGAGAATACTGAGATGCCTAAAGGGAACTATGAAGTGTTGTTCCTATGTGAATCAAATTAGGGAGAAGCTTAATTAGTAGGGTACTCTAATGTTGACTGGTGTGGAGATAAGTTAGATCAAAAAAGCACTTTTAGTTACATGTTTCAGTTTTTAGGAGCACCAATTTCATGGTGTTATAAGAAGCAACCAGTAGTTGCATTATCAACATGTGAAGCAAAATATATAGCAGGCTTATTTGTTGCTTGTCAAGCTATTTGACTTAATTCATTGGTGACAAAATTGAGGATCAAGTTGAAGAAGCCTATAAAGTTGTTTGTAGATAATAAATCTACAATTAACTTGGCCAAGAACTCAATCTCCCATAGAAGGAGCAAACATGTTGGGACAAAAATTCACTTTCTAAAGGAACACATGAATAAAGGTGTGATCAAAATTGTCTATTGTCTCACTGAATCACAAGTAGCATATGTGATGAGTAAGACAATAAAGATTGAAAGATTTGAGAAGTTAAGGAAAGCTTTAAGTGTTGTAGCATTTTGAATTAAGGGGATGACGCAGTAGACTAATTCAAAAGCTTATATGAGTTAATTTGGCAGTTAGaatattgaaagaaaattaaggacGGTTAGACAATTAGGTAATTATAACTAACTGAGTTTGTTGTTGCAAGCTTCCTtcatatgtataaaaattattctttgtaAAACATTCTACAGAAATCAATAATAGAActctcattctcaatttcatttaCTCTCTCATCCTCTTAATTTCTCTCTAAACAGAAATTGTGTGTGTGAACCACCCTTGCTCCAAATATATATACGTgatctcttttttaaaaaaaaggaatatataCGTGACTAAACAATTGGCAAGTAGAGATGTCAAATActattcttaaatttaattagattagatGATGAGGGTGATGAAAAGATTTCCAAAGCAGCTTAATCGACGTAAGTAAAAATTACCCAGTTGTATTCTCTTTCCAATAATACCGATTTGAGCATAAAAggaaaacttttttaatattgaaataaGATGAGAGGGGAGAGAGAATCAAAGCAAGATGACAGGCAGGGAGTAATATGAAAGAGCCAATAAAAGCTGAAGAGTGTGCTTTTAAtatgaaacattttttatatttcttatgaattttttatgcatattattttttcctaaaaattttGCTACAATTTTAGcaaatatatgattattttcttAAACTCGTTAAATtcatagattatttttttcttggtatTCTTATACAACTTTTTGTTTCACATATAAAACTAAACTTTTTGATTCAATAGGAGAAGGCGCTATAGATGTTGTAAATAAAGAAACTTGAAAAGTGTTactaataaagtaaaaaaaatattttaataaaaaatagttaatattaaaataatatcattaaataccTAACATCATTCATAAAAGAttattatattaacaaaattgttttaattattttagtcgtttcaaattattttttcaaggtaGCCACTGAGTTACAGTATGCACATgtaggtaattaaaaaaaaaatgaatagtaGAACTATTGATTTACCAAGGAGACGTTGCAGTACAGGGTTCTTAGGTTCTAGTACAAGAAGCCAGTGCAATCTTAACGGGTTACGTAgtgtttgttaattaattaatcaatgaaGCTTGTGTACTACATCGAGTGCATGTTCCACGATAGACAAATACAGTATCAATCAATGAATAATATATTGCATGTAACAGATCGCCACCAATCCCCGCTAATATAATGGTTGCATCTCATTGAGGCAAGTCACGAATCCCCGAGTTGGCTGCATCAAGTTGTGATGGGAATCAATGGCAGCAATCACGCCAAGAAAATGAAATCCCATTATCTTCTCACAGTATATCATTAATTAGGCTAACTGGTGTTGACGGATATAAATCCATTACTGCCATTGATTCTCATCACAACATGGTCCAGTCTACTCGGGAACCCACACAGGTTATttaaggctttttttttttagaacaaaACTCGATTGCAATGAACCtaaaaaaaggaataaacaTTTGGTTGACTAACGAGTATTTAGTTTAATtctcattttttgttgttgtgttgtgttAGGAGGTCAGAGAACTTGCATTGCAGGAGTCATTGAAAGAGCAAGATAGAAATGTTTGCTGATGTTATGTGAGGGTGAATGTCCTTTGATATGAAAGCCATGTGAGAGAATGCTTGCTTGTTTTTACTTACTGTTTTCATCTCTGCTATGAACCGGTTTGTTTTTCAAGAGAAAGAGGCACATATCTAGCTAGTTTCCAGTGTCCCGCTGTTAGCCACAGCTCATATCATATGCcatgtttttctttgtattAACGGCTAGTGTTACATTTCTTATCTCCATTCTCTACTCGAACTAGTTCTAGACATTAATGAATAAGTTGTAATCAAGTCAGCCAGATTTTACAAGTGTGTTTTTGGGTGAATGTTT contains:
- the LOC106799563 gene encoding uncharacterized mitochondrial protein AtMg00810-like, with amino-acid sequence MDVLKRFNMTDCNPSITPLEVVLKLDNTSNDDEPVDPTLFKQLIGSLRYLCNDRLDINFAVGLVSKFVVERRKSNFMAAKRILRCLKGTMKCCSYVNQIREKLN